A window from Triticum aestivum cultivar Chinese Spring chromosome 6D, IWGSC CS RefSeq v2.1, whole genome shotgun sequence encodes these proteins:
- the LOC123142008 gene encoding uncharacterized protein — MKNKSDGRRRNKSAHNEAAAGNKNGRRRRNKSGRNGATADDGDRLSNLPNDLLLNILERVDTLDAIRTCILSRQMLKLPTMLSRFYLSVSSIPGHHQKPPRVFTQREGLATNCAVAHVTDNILRTRSPKITITKLKIRFVLVKLDSLTIAKSVAHAMATQKVDAAEFEIVTEKRYNLCSSADLLRFANQFNDLFGACPHAFAGLTRLWLENMRFGKLDIPNILSTCKLLEYLRLTDCDSGIHSVLQVEHTQLVELEIDHGKFQRVELICLPKLQRLTYNNWFSYEDPMYFGFLPQLSKLSLIKTAIRLDKSLELSQLLANVPSVGDLHLDFRSEKIWVLPECPKLLTPMLSNLQHVNLDNLPEGCDLAWTMFILEAAPSLNELCITVWDHRCTMMTNKEFRKKYGYCEKADVKWKPYALDFKHKNLAKLTIYGFQTDDNFMRDIRCVVEHAINITEISLYDRKVCGHCGDLDPVIKNMICPSRYPETDEERKQITEGLGLASRAVVHFRS; from the exons ATGAAGAACAAAAGCGATGGTCGCAGACGCAAT AAATCAGCTCACAACGAAGCCGCTGCTGGCAACAAGAATGGTCGACGCAGGCGGAAT AAATCAGGTCGTAACGGAGCAACTGCTGATGACGGAGACAGGCTTAGCAATCTGCCTAATGACCTTCTGCTCAACATTTTGGAGAGGGTGGACACACTCGATGCTATAAGGACCTGCATCCTCTCCAGGCAAATGCTGAAGCTCCCCACCATGCTCTCGCGCTTCTACCTAAGTGTTAGTTCCATTCCAGGTCACCATCAGAAACCACCTCGCGTTTTCACCCAAAGGGAAGGGCTTGCAACCAACTGTGCCGTGGCTCATGTAACTGATAACATCTTGCGCACAAGGAGCCCGAAGATCACCATTACTAAACTCAAAATCAGATTCGTCTTGGTGAAACTTGACTCTCTCACCATTGCCAAATCGGTTGCCCACGCCATGGCAACCCAGAAGGTTGATGCTGCTGAGTTCGAGATTGTAACGGAGAAGCGTTATAACCTGTGCTCCTCTGCTGATCTCCTCCGCTTTGCGAATCAGTTCAATGATTTATTTGGTGCTTGTCCGCATGCATTTGCTGGCCTTACGCGCCTGTGGCTGGAAAATATGAGGTTTGGTAAACTGGACA TTCCCAATATCCTCAGCACTTGCAAGCTCTTGGAGTATTTGCGTTTAACCGATTGTGACTCAGGAATCCATTCTGTGCTGCAAGTAGAACACACCCAACTTGTTGAGCTCGAGATCGATCATGGGAAATTTCAGAGAGTTGAGCTGATATGTCTACCAAAACTCCAACGGTTGACCTATAATAATTGGTTCTCTTATGAGGATCCAATGTATTTTGGTTTTCTACCACAGCTTTCAAAGCTGAGCCTTATTAAAACTGCCATCCGTTTGGACAAGAGTCTCGAATTAAGTCAGCTCCTTGCCAACGTTCCTTCCGTAGGTGATCTGCATCTGGATTTTAGAAGTGAAAAG ATCTGGGTTCTACCAGAATGCCCGAAACTGCTCACGCCTATGCTCAGCAATCTACAACATGTGAATCTAGACAATCTCCCTGAAGGGTGTGATTTAGCTTGGACAATGTTTATTCTTGAAGCTGCACCCTCCCTAAACGAGCTGTGCATCACAGTATGGGATCATCGGTGCACAATGATGACAAACAAAGAGTTTCGGAAGAAATATGGTTACTGCGAAAAGGCAGACGTGAAGTGGAAGCCATATGCCCTGGATTTCAAGCACAAGAATCTGGCTAAGCTCACCATCTATGGCTTTCAAACCGATGACAATTTTATGCGAGACATCAGGTGTGTCGTGGAACATGCGATTAATATAACAGAGATATCTCTATATGACAGGAAGGTGTGTGGGCACTGTGGTGACTTGGATCCTGTGATCAAGAACATGATTTGTCCTTCAAGATATCCAGAGACAGACGAGGAGAGGAAGCAGATAACCGAGGGGTTGGGTTTGGCTTCTCGTGCTGTGGTTCACTTCCGGTCCTAA